In the genome of Thalassophryne amazonica chromosome 6, fThaAma1.1, whole genome shotgun sequence, the window TTGTAATCAAGAAATAATTTGGCATAGTTTTAAATATGACtggagtatcttttaattttgacccctgtgtaattgttcaattgacccttacctggctgCCCAGTGCTTacggaaaattcaagtggccaattggttttttcaaaaatgtaatgtctaaggagtaattgtgctgaattttgtgtttgtatcaccattcacagggttcctctgtaaatattttatctgctgcactatattgcGAAATAATGATCTGCAAAAATAGGTGGAAAAACACGTTTATTaaagtgtaaaataaaatatcacaTCTGTACATTTAACAAAAACATTTATCACAGTATCTGCTGCCCAGCAGCCAAACGTCGCTGTTGCCCGCAGCCTTCAATGTATCTCCTTTCTTGCAAAAGCCTGAATGTCTGGTTAAACATGAAATACAGAGTCAGAGCATTGTGATGTAATTCATCAATGCTATTATCAATATATGCAGTGAGTTGCACACTCCTTTTTCCTTCAATGAAGAGATTCTCTTTAAGAGGCATGCAAACGGTTGGTTGAGCTCCTGCACAAACTTGCAGCAAACACATGTTTGTCTTTGACTTCCACCTCATCCACAGCATCTGGGCAAACTATGACAGTGCGTGATTTAAGCATCATCATCTTCTCCAGTTCTCTGTCCTCATTAATATTCGGCTCCTCACACGGCATGCAAACTGCTTCCAAAAGTCCACGGCAAATTCCTAGTATGGCGAGAGTGGTACCAATAGTGTAGATCTTCAGCAGGCCACGACTGGGTGACTGGTTCAAAAGCTCCAGGATGAATGGGATGATTTCACTGATGGATTCCATGTTGTGAAAAAGATGAGCCTGTTGAATCAAAATAGACACACAGAGGTTAAAGGCGGAAAAGAACAATCATTTCAATCCACTGGAAATATAAAGGACACACTGAATTAGATCTCTGTGTGCAGGTACTCACTTTTAAATGCTCCCAGAGTTCTTCACTCCAAATTTTCCTTTGTATTTGAGCAACAAGTGCAGATTCTACAATTTAAACACCAGTGGACTGTGGTCAACTCC includes:
- the g0s2 gene encoding G0/G1 switch protein 2, encoding MESISEIIPFILELLNQSPSRGLLKIYTIGTTLAILGICRGLLEAVCMPCEEPNINEDRELEKMMMLKSRTVIVCPDAVDEVEVKDKHVFAASLCRSSTNRLHAS